The following proteins come from a genomic window of Shewanella halifaxensis HAW-EB4:
- the hemN gene encoding oxygen-independent coproporphyrinogen III oxidase encodes MKQPTPISWDQSMIEKYNYSGPRYTSYPTALEFDDSFTEEKLLTSIKNSKSDKLSLYIHIPFCAKLCYYCGCNKVITRHHHKADQYIEYLAAEIVKRAPLFKDYLVTQIHWGGGTPTFLTPEQILTLSALVKANFNVAEVGEYSIEVDPREIELSMLDTLKEAGFNRISIGVQDFNKKVQVAVNREQDEQFIFDLMARAKELGFVSTNIDLIYGLPHQTPETFAETMQRVLDLNPDRLSVFNYAHLPSRFAAQRKIKDEDLASPQQKLDMLHQTIETLTGAGYQYIGMDHFAKPDDELSILQNEGRLHRNFQGYTTQEECDLLGLGVSSISQIGDCYAQNQKDIRPYFESIDANGHALWKGCSLNRDDEIRRVVIKQLICHFDLDMAQIEEKLNINFEEYFAEDLKLLQTFIDDKLVDITDRKITISPTGRLLIRNICICFDVYYREKARQQQFSRVI; translated from the coding sequence TTGAAGCAGCCCACCCCAATTAGTTGGGATCAGTCAATGATCGAAAAGTACAATTATAGCGGTCCACGTTATACTTCTTATCCGACGGCCTTGGAATTCGATGACTCGTTTACCGAGGAAAAATTGCTGACTTCTATCAAGAACAGCAAGAGTGACAAACTTTCTCTTTATATCCATATTCCTTTCTGCGCCAAGCTTTGTTACTACTGTGGCTGCAATAAAGTTATCACTCGTCACCATCATAAAGCCGATCAGTATATCGAATACTTAGCAGCTGAAATCGTAAAGCGTGCTCCGCTGTTTAAAGACTATTTAGTAACCCAAATTCACTGGGGTGGCGGTACGCCGACATTCCTAACACCTGAGCAAATTCTTACCCTATCAGCACTGGTTAAAGCTAACTTTAACGTTGCTGAAGTAGGCGAATACTCAATTGAAGTCGATCCTCGTGAAATCGAGCTTTCGATGCTCGACACCCTAAAAGAAGCGGGCTTTAACCGTATCTCAATCGGTGTTCAAGACTTCAACAAGAAGGTTCAAGTTGCAGTAAACCGCGAGCAAGATGAGCAGTTTATCTTCGACCTAATGGCACGCGCTAAAGAGCTAGGTTTTGTTTCGACTAACATCGACCTTATCTACGGCTTGCCACACCAGACACCTGAGACCTTTGCTGAAACCATGCAACGCGTTCTGGACCTAAACCCAGATCGTCTATCAGTATTTAACTACGCTCACCTACCATCACGTTTTGCGGCCCAGCGTAAGATTAAAGACGAAGACCTAGCATCGCCACAGCAAAAGCTTGATATGTTGCATCAAACTATCGAGACCCTAACAGGTGCGGGTTACCAGTACATTGGTATGGACCACTTTGCTAAGCCAGATGATGAGCTTTCAATCTTACAGAATGAAGGTCGTCTGCACCGTAACTTCCAAGGTTACACTACGCAAGAAGAGTGTGATCTATTGGGTCTTGGCGTGTCTTCAATCAGCCAGATTGGCGATTGCTACGCACAGAACCAGAAAGACATTCGTCCATACTTCGAGTCTATCGATGCTAATGGCCATGCGCTTTGGAAAGGTTGTAGCTTAAACCGTGACGACGAAATTCGCCGCGTAGTGATCAAGCAGCTTATCTGTCACTTCGACCTCGATATGGCACAGATTGAAGAGAAGCTAAACATCAACTTCGAAGAGTACTTTGCAGAAGACTTGAAACTACTGCAAACCTTTATCGATGATAAGCTCGTCGACATTACAGACCGTAAGATCACTATCAGCCCTACAGGCCGCCTATTGATCCGTAACATCTGCATCTGTTTCGATGTTTACTACCGTGAGAAAGCAAGACAGCAGCAGTTCTCTCGCGTGATCTAA
- a CDS encoding DUF885 domain-containing protein, with amino-acid sequence MYKYLLPSVLVLGLSACQTAPTTASQQNVITEQVAANAQLQSLIDAAWQVSLDASPSFAYSLGDKTAAGKLQDLSPAALEALNQRKQQLLKQLQQIDSNSLNKEDAINAQILRDQLQNDVDQYHYKDHYMPISAEGGFHAYIASIAKGRFAKVEDYQNYMKQLQALPEHFNQQTYWLKQGLAAGITPAKATLKGFETSITAFIVPVEESGYFKPFTQYPAHFSDAEKAQLTKQGRALVQDTVLPQYQAFFDFITTEYIPNTRISIATYDLPDGKAFYENRVRYYTTLDMTSDEVHQLGLQEVKRIRAEMQQIIEQVGFEGNFAEFLDFLRTDPQFYPKTAEELLKEAAFIAKKADAMLPKYFGKLPRQPYGIEPVPAEIAPKYTTGRYSGSSRDDEPGYYWVNTYALDKRPLYEMEALTLHEAVPGHHLQISLNQELTDLPNFRRYSYISAFGEGWGLYSEYLGLEAGFYQDPYSNFGRLTYEMWRAARLVVDTGMHAKGWTRQQAIDFMASNTALSMHNVNTEIDRYINWPGQALSYKIGELTIKRLRAQTEAELGGDFDIRAFHDAVLANGSVPMSILEQLINDFIAQQKATI; translated from the coding sequence ATGTATAAGTACCTACTTCCCTCTGTACTGGTGTTAGGCCTAAGCGCCTGCCAAACTGCACCTACAACTGCGTCTCAGCAAAATGTCATCACCGAGCAAGTTGCAGCCAATGCTCAACTGCAGTCGCTTATCGATGCCGCCTGGCAAGTATCCCTCGATGCCAGCCCTAGCTTTGCCTACTCTCTAGGTGATAAGACGGCCGCGGGCAAACTGCAAGACCTATCGCCCGCCGCACTCGAAGCGCTAAATCAACGCAAGCAACAGCTACTCAAACAATTGCAGCAAATAGACAGCAACAGCCTGAATAAAGAAGATGCGATTAACGCGCAAATTTTGCGAGACCAGTTACAAAACGATGTCGATCAGTATCACTACAAAGATCACTACATGCCTATCTCGGCCGAAGGTGGCTTTCACGCCTACATCGCCTCGATTGCTAAGGGACGCTTTGCTAAGGTTGAAGACTACCAAAACTACATGAAGCAGTTGCAAGCCCTGCCGGAGCACTTCAATCAACAAACCTACTGGCTAAAGCAAGGCCTAGCAGCTGGCATCACCCCAGCCAAAGCCACACTCAAAGGATTTGAGACCAGCATCACCGCCTTTATCGTCCCTGTAGAAGAGAGTGGTTATTTCAAACCATTCACTCAGTATCCTGCCCATTTCAGTGACGCTGAGAAGGCGCAACTGACCAAACAAGGCCGCGCCTTAGTGCAAGACACTGTGTTGCCCCAATACCAAGCCTTCTTCGATTTCATCACTACCGAATATATCCCTAACACTCGGATAAGCATCGCCACCTATGATCTTCCCGATGGTAAAGCCTTCTACGAGAACCGCGTTCGCTATTACACCACTTTAGATATGACCTCAGATGAAGTACATCAGCTGGGCTTACAGGAAGTTAAGCGCATTCGCGCCGAGATGCAGCAGATCATCGAACAGGTTGGCTTTGAGGGCAACTTTGCCGAGTTTCTAGACTTTTTAAGAACCGATCCACAGTTTTACCCAAAGACCGCAGAGGAGCTACTCAAGGAAGCCGCCTTTATTGCCAAGAAGGCAGATGCCATGCTACCAAAGTATTTCGGTAAGTTGCCGCGCCAGCCGTACGGTATTGAGCCTGTACCTGCCGAAATTGCGCCTAAATACACCACGGGGCGTTACTCAGGCTCGAGTCGCGATGACGAGCCGGGCTATTACTGGGTCAATACTTATGCCCTTGATAAGCGCCCACTATACGAGATGGAGGCACTGACCCTACACGAAGCCGTACCCGGCCACCACCTACAGATCTCCCTAAATCAGGAGCTAACGGATCTGCCGAACTTCCGCCGTTACAGCTATATCTCGGCTTTTGGTGAAGGATGGGGCCTCTATTCTGAATACCTAGGCTTGGAAGCTGGCTTCTACCAAGATCCCTATAGCAACTTTGGTCGCTTAACTTATGAGATGTGGCGCGCCGCACGCCTAGTGGTCGATACGGGCATGCACGCTAAAGGCTGGACTCGCCAACAGGCTATCGACTTTATGGCCAGCAATACCGCGCTATCGATGCATAACGTCAACACCGAAATTGACCGCTACATTAACTGGCCAGGACAAGCCCTGTCATACAAGATTGGCGAGCTGACGATTAAGCGTCTTCGCGCTCAGACTGAAGCCGAGCTTGGGGGGGACTTCGATATTCGTGCCTTCCATGATGCCGTACTGGCCAATGGTTCCGTGCCTATGTCGATTCTAGAGCAACTGATAAACGACTTTATCGCGCAGCAAAAAGCCACTATCTAA
- the flhA gene encoding flagellar biosynthesis protein FlhA, with translation MNWFKRTFAGSPGYIGIPIMLLAVLAMVILPLPPWLLDILFTFNIVLAVMVLLVGVSIRRPLEFSVFPTVLLLATLLRLTLNVASTRVVLIEGHEGGDAAGKVIQAFGEVVIGGNYVVGAVIFLILMIINFVVITKGGERISEVSARFTLDALPGKQMAIDADLNAGVLTQDQARDRRQEVAREADFYGSMDGASKFVRGDAIASILILVINMLGGLAIGIFMHDLSTSEAFKTYALLTIGDGLVAQIPSLLLATAAAIIVTRVSDAEEMPEQLRQQLLASPKTLITSAGVMFILGIVPGMPTFVFLSFAVLLAFVAWKQSQRQPEIAESKVEQLRETSLSEPSAPSWDALPYTDLIEVRLGYRLVHLVERSKGAELQKRLTGIRRTLSEQAGFLLSEVRVRDNLSLAPNAYQINLMGNPVVTAELEPDRLMAIKSGPVFGDIDGVITKEPAYQMDAIWIEQDNKAKALNLGYSVVDNATVIATHVSKLIRESLPDMLQHDDVLALSDRLAKQSPKLAESLNSALTPILQLKVYRLLLKEQVSLKDIRTIATTLLDCSENSKDPVLLAADVRCALRHSILHSIVGIEPKLNVMTLAPELEQTLMTALNQSQQQGKGSLDSFPVDPQLLAQLQQRMPQLLAQAKEHGHSPLLLVSPQLRPILARYALAFARGLHVLSYNEIPETRELMVAGQLG, from the coding sequence ATGAACTGGTTCAAGCGTACTTTTGCCGGTAGCCCAGGCTATATCGGTATTCCAATCATGCTACTTGCTGTTTTGGCGATGGTGATCCTGCCTTTGCCACCATGGTTATTAGATATCCTGTTTACCTTTAACATCGTTCTAGCTGTGATGGTGCTATTGGTCGGTGTATCGATCCGTAGACCACTGGAGTTTTCGGTATTCCCTACTGTATTGCTACTAGCGACCCTATTGCGTTTAACCCTAAACGTGGCTTCGACCCGTGTGGTGTTAATCGAAGGTCATGAGGGAGGGGATGCTGCAGGTAAGGTGATCCAAGCTTTTGGTGAGGTCGTGATCGGTGGTAACTATGTCGTCGGTGCCGTGATCTTCCTGATCTTGATGATCATCAACTTCGTGGTGATCACTAAGGGTGGAGAGCGTATTTCAGAGGTGTCGGCGCGTTTTACCCTCGATGCCTTGCCTGGTAAGCAGATGGCGATCGATGCCGACTTAAATGCGGGCGTATTGACTCAGGATCAGGCGAGAGACAGGCGCCAAGAGGTGGCACGCGAAGCCGACTTCTATGGCTCGATGGATGGTGCCTCCAAATTTGTACGTGGTGATGCCATTGCCAGTATTCTGATTTTAGTCATTAACATGCTTGGTGGCTTGGCGATCGGCATTTTCATGCATGACTTGAGCACTAGCGAAGCATTTAAGACCTATGCCTTGCTGACGATTGGTGATGGCCTCGTTGCACAAATTCCATCACTATTGCTTGCCACTGCGGCAGCGATTATCGTTACTCGAGTGTCTGACGCCGAAGAGATGCCTGAGCAGTTGCGTCAGCAGTTATTAGCAAGTCCAAAAACGTTAATAACTTCAGCTGGAGTGATGTTTATTCTCGGTATCGTGCCGGGAATGCCGACGTTTGTGTTCCTGTCGTTTGCAGTCCTGTTGGCCTTTGTCGCTTGGAAGCAGAGCCAAAGACAACCCGAAATAGCCGAGTCTAAAGTTGAGCAGTTACGGGAAACTAGCCTGAGTGAACCATCTGCTCCGAGTTGGGATGCGCTTCCTTATACCGATCTGATTGAGGTTCGTTTAGGTTACCGCTTAGTGCACTTAGTCGAGCGCAGTAAGGGGGCTGAGCTGCAAAAGCGTCTAACGGGGATCCGTCGTACCCTGTCCGAACAGGCGGGTTTTTTACTGTCAGAGGTGCGAGTTCGCGATAACTTATCGCTGGCTCCTAATGCATACCAGATTAATTTGATGGGTAATCCGGTCGTTACGGCTGAGCTTGAGCCGGATCGCTTGATGGCGATTAAGAGTGGCCCGGTATTTGGCGATATCGACGGGGTGATCACCAAGGAGCCTGCCTATCAGATGGACGCTATCTGGATTGAGCAAGACAATAAGGCTAAGGCGTTAAACCTTGGTTATTCCGTGGTGGATAACGCCACGGTTATCGCCACTCATGTGAGCAAACTTATCCGTGAGTCGCTGCCTGATATGTTGCAGCATGATGATGTGCTTGCCTTAAGTGACCGCCTTGCTAAGCAGAGTCCTAAGTTGGCCGAGTCTCTCAATAGTGCTTTAACGCCTATCTTGCAGTTGAAGGTGTATCGCTTACTGCTTAAAGAGCAGGTATCGCTGAAAGATATTCGCACCATAGCGACCACTTTGCTCGATTGCAGTGAAAACAGTAAAGATCCTGTTTTGCTTGCTGCCGATGTACGCTGTGCACTGCGTCACTCGATTCTGCACTCTATCGTGGGTATCGAGCCTAAGCTCAATGTGATGACATTGGCACCTGAATTAGAGCAAACTCTGATGACAGCCTTGAACCAGTCTCAGCAACAGGGCAAGGGCTCGCTAGATAGCTTCCCGGTGGACCCACAACTGTTAGCGCAGCTACAACAGCGTATGCCGCAATTGTTAGCGCAGGCTAAGGAGCATGGCCATAGCCCGCTGTTGTTGGTATCGCCACAGCTGCGACCAATATTGGCTCGCTATGCCTTGGCGTTTGCTCGTGGATTACACGTATTGTCTTACAATGAGATCCCAGAGACTCGGGAGCTGATGGTGGCAGGGCAGTTAGGTTAA
- a CDS encoding alpha/beta fold hydrolase, whose amino-acid sequence MSIASEAYMPNQTTTRFSSEHHLNSPEQKVFWQQVTQSSFKTHDDITLAYARITHPDSIGTIVISSGRVESYLKYKELMFDLYQRGYSLFALDHRGQGLSARTTANPHQGYIDKFQRYVDDFAEFVTKIVKPHSMENYYLVGHSMGGAIGTLYLSQYPATFKAAVFSAPMYGIKLPLPRGFIRALASLLDNHKQPNYILGGKDYHAEPFDKNDLTHSKLRYDDYRELYRQQPQLQLGSPTNHWLVESIDAAEQAIDAARNSKIPLLILQAEEDSIVDNRAQKRAINGLCKLTKIPYARHEIFMERDTPRNLAINALCDFLKQVR is encoded by the coding sequence ATGTCGATAGCTAGCGAAGCCTATATGCCAAATCAAACCACAACCCGCTTTTCATCAGAACATCACCTTAATAGTCCTGAGCAAAAAGTCTTCTGGCAGCAAGTGACGCAATCGAGCTTTAAGACTCATGACGACATCACTTTAGCCTACGCCCGCATTACTCACCCAGACAGTATCGGTACCATAGTCATCAGTAGTGGCCGAGTAGAATCCTATCTGAAATATAAGGAGCTGATGTTTGATCTTTATCAGCGTGGCTACAGCCTGTTTGCACTGGATCATCGCGGCCAGGGCTTATCGGCACGCACAACAGCCAATCCACATCAGGGGTATATCGACAAGTTCCAGCGATATGTCGACGATTTCGCCGAATTTGTCACTAAGATAGTCAAACCGCATTCAATGGAAAACTACTATCTGGTTGGCCATTCGATGGGGGGAGCTATCGGTACGCTTTATCTAAGTCAGTATCCAGCGACCTTCAAAGCCGCGGTATTTTCGGCCCCCATGTACGGTATCAAACTGCCACTCCCTAGAGGTTTTATCCGCGCTTTAGCTTCACTGTTAGATAACCATAAGCAACCCAACTATATCTTAGGTGGCAAAGACTACCATGCCGAACCATTCGATAAGAATGATCTAACCCACAGTAAGTTGCGCTATGACGATTACCGCGAACTCTATCGACAGCAGCCACAGCTACAGCTAGGCTCACCCACCAACCATTGGCTAGTTGAATCCATCGATGCCGCCGAGCAAGCAATTGATGCGGCACGAAACAGCAAAATCCCTTTACTGATCTTACAAGCTGAAGAGGACTCCATCGTCGACAATCGTGCTCAAAAGCGCGCCATTAACGGCCTGTGTAAGTTGACAAAAATCCCTTATGCCCGCCATGAGATCTTTATGGAACGCGATACGCCACGCAACCTTGCCATCAACGCATTGTGCGACTTCTTAAAGCAAGTGCGTTAA